In Streptomyces sp. NBC_00448, the following are encoded in one genomic region:
- the glgA gene encoding glycogen synthase: MKVALLTREYPPDVYGGAGVHVEFLARELRALLDLEVHCWGEGSAAGVVRHRAPTTLDGANDALRTFAVDLQMSAALQGRDLVHSHTWYANLAGHLGKLLHGIPHVLTAHSLEPLRPWKAEQLGGGYALSSWAERTAMESADAVVAVSDGMRGDILACYPALDPDRVHVVRNGIDTTTYRADPRTDALTRVGIDPDRPYVLFVGRITRQKGVPHLLRAARAIDPAAQLVLCAGAPDTPALDREFRSLFDELSSVRDGVHWIPAMLPRPAVVQLLTHAAVFVCPSVYEPLGIVNLEAMACGTAVVASAVGGIPEVVDDGETGLLVPYREGHAEEFEAGLARALDRVLGDPAAAARMGEAGRQRAVREFGWDTVARRTADLYEAVVKAGAAP, from the coding sequence ATGAAGGTCGCACTGCTGACCCGGGAGTATCCCCCGGACGTCTACGGCGGCGCGGGCGTGCACGTCGAGTTCCTGGCCCGCGAACTGCGCGCCCTGCTCGACCTCGAAGTGCACTGCTGGGGCGAGGGAAGCGCCGCCGGAGTGGTCCGCCACCGCGCGCCCACCACCCTCGACGGCGCCAACGACGCGCTGCGCACCTTCGCCGTCGACCTGCAGATGTCCGCCGCCCTCCAGGGACGCGACCTGGTGCACTCCCACACCTGGTACGCCAACCTCGCCGGCCACCTCGGCAAGCTCCTGCACGGCATCCCGCACGTGCTGACCGCGCACTCGCTGGAGCCGCTGCGCCCCTGGAAGGCCGAGCAACTCGGCGGCGGCTACGCCCTGTCGAGCTGGGCCGAGCGCACCGCGATGGAGTCCGCCGACGCCGTCGTGGCCGTCTCCGACGGCATGCGCGGCGACATCCTCGCCTGCTATCCGGCGCTCGACCCCGACCGGGTGCACGTGGTGCGCAACGGCATCGACACCACCACCTACCGGGCCGACCCGCGCACCGACGCCCTCACCCGGGTCGGCATCGACCCCGACCGCCCCTACGTGCTGTTCGTCGGCCGGATCACCCGGCAGAAGGGCGTGCCGCACCTGCTGCGCGCCGCCCGCGCGATCGACCCGGCCGCGCAGCTCGTGCTGTGCGCGGGTGCCCCCGACACCCCCGCCCTGGACCGGGAGTTCAGGTCGCTGTTCGACGAACTCAGCTCGGTGCGCGACGGCGTGCACTGGATACCGGCGATGCTGCCGCGCCCTGCCGTGGTGCAACTGCTCACCCATGCCGCGGTGTTCGTCTGCCCGTCGGTGTACGAGCCGCTGGGCATCGTCAACCTGGAGGCGATGGCGTGCGGCACCGCGGTGGTCGCCTCCGCGGTCGGCGGCATCCCCGAGGTCGTCGACGACGGCGAGACCGGACTGCTGGTGCCCTACCGGGAAGGCCACGCCGAGGAGTTCGAGGCCGGGCTGGCCCGGGCCCTGGACCGGGTGCTCGGCGACCCCGCGGCCGCGGCCCGGATGGGCGAGGCGGGACGGCAGCGCGCGGTCCGCGAGTTCGGCTGGGACACCGTCGCCCGCCGCACCGCCGACCTGTACGAGGCGGTCGTCAAGGCCGGCGCGGCGCCGTAA
- a CDS encoding SigB/SigF/SigG family RNA polymerase sigma factor: MTANTQQSSSTNGTATCVRQAGEPQRQAPGGLPWIEHATRVAPKDARVLSKLFFDRLQELEEGTPAYSYARNTLIEMNLALVHFVAGRYRNRPATDREEIVQVGTIGLIKAIDRFDLSRETEFTTFAIPYIVGEMKRFFRDTSWAVHVPRRLQELRVELSKAKDHLSLLLDRDPTVAELAGYLDIGESEVLDGLVAANGYTAGSLDVPWSDADAGPDGEGRTLADTIGECDPSMELVENLGSLAPLIARLSDRDRTLLRMRFGEEMTQSQIGEVLGYSQMHVSRLLSRIVAKLRAGLLVQQ, encoded by the coding sequence GTGACCGCGAACACGCAGCAGTCGAGCAGCACCAACGGGACCGCGACCTGCGTCCGGCAGGCCGGTGAGCCGCAGCGGCAGGCGCCCGGCGGCCTCCCGTGGATCGAGCACGCGACCCGGGTCGCGCCGAAGGACGCACGGGTGCTGTCGAAGCTCTTCTTCGACCGCCTCCAGGAGTTGGAGGAGGGCACTCCCGCCTACAGCTACGCGCGCAACACCCTGATCGAGATGAACCTCGCGCTGGTGCACTTCGTCGCCGGCCGCTACCGCAACCGCCCGGCCACCGACCGCGAGGAGATCGTCCAGGTCGGCACGATCGGGCTGATCAAGGCGATCGACCGGTTCGACCTGTCCCGCGAGACGGAGTTCACCACCTTCGCGATCCCGTACATCGTCGGCGAGATGAAGCGGTTCTTCCGCGACACCTCGTGGGCGGTGCACGTGCCGCGCCGGCTGCAGGAGTTGCGGGTCGAGCTGAGCAAGGCGAAGGACCACCTGTCGCTGCTGCTCGACCGCGACCCGACCGTGGCCGAGCTGGCCGGCTACCTCGACATCGGCGAGTCCGAGGTGCTGGACGGCCTGGTCGCCGCCAACGGCTACACCGCCGGGTCGCTCGACGTGCCGTGGTCGGACGCCGACGCCGGCCCCGACGGCGAGGGCCGCACCCTGGCCGACACCATCGGCGAGTGCGACCCGTCGATGGAACTCGTGGAGAACCTCGGCAGCCTGGCCCCGCTGATCGCCCGGCTCTCCGACCGCGACCGCACCCTCCTGCGGATGCGCTTCGGCGAGGAGATGACCCAGTCCCAGATCGGCGAGGTGCTGGGGTACTCGCAGATGCACGTCTCCCG
- a CDS encoding acetylxylan esterase: protein MAQFDLPMEQLRTYRSDAVEPPDFDRFWADTLAQARTHDLDARFEPVATALRTVETYDVEFSGFGGHRIKGWFTVPAGTSEPLPLVVEFIGYGGGRGLPHERLTWASAGYAHFLMDTRGQGGSWSTGDTPDPVGSGSATPGFLTRGITDRDDFYYRRVITDGVRAVEAARTHPLADAARTVVTGVSQGGALTIAVGGLVPDLVATAPDVPFLCDLPRAARITDAPPYREIAVYLSTHRPERERVFATLAYFDNVHFAARGRAPALFSTALLDMTCPPSTVFAAFNAYGHHDKTIEVYDFNGHEGGGAHQEALRLEWLPKYL from the coding sequence ATGGCCCAGTTCGACCTGCCGATGGAACAGCTCAGGACCTATCGCAGCGACGCGGTCGAGCCGCCGGACTTCGACCGGTTCTGGGCGGACACGCTGGCGCAGGCCCGCACCCATGACCTCGACGCGCGCTTCGAGCCGGTCGCGACCGCGCTGCGGACCGTCGAGACGTACGACGTGGAGTTCTCCGGCTTCGGCGGCCACCGGATCAAGGGCTGGTTCACCGTGCCGGCCGGGACGAGCGAACCGCTCCCGCTGGTCGTGGAGTTCATCGGATACGGCGGCGGGCGCGGCCTGCCGCACGAGCGTCTGACGTGGGCGTCGGCGGGATACGCGCACTTCCTGATGGACACCCGCGGGCAGGGCGGCAGTTGGTCCACGGGCGACACCCCCGACCCGGTGGGCTCGGGCTCGGCCACGCCCGGTTTCCTCACCCGGGGCATCACCGACCGCGACGACTTCTACTACCGGCGGGTGATCACCGACGGCGTACGCGCGGTGGAGGCGGCCCGCACCCACCCGCTGGCCGACGCCGCCCGCACGGTGGTGACGGGGGTCAGCCAGGGCGGCGCGCTCACGATCGCGGTCGGCGGCCTCGTGCCCGACCTCGTCGCGACCGCGCCCGACGTGCCGTTCCTGTGCGACCTGCCGCGCGCGGCGCGGATCACCGACGCGCCGCCGTACCGCGAGATCGCCGTCTACCTGTCCACCCACCGCCCGGAGCGCGAGCGGGTGTTCGCCACCCTCGCCTACTTCGACAACGTGCACTTCGCCGCCCGCGGCCGGGCGCCCGCGCTGTTCTCGACCGCGCTGCTGGACATGACCTGCCCGCCTTCCACGGTGTTCGCGGCGTTCAACGCCTACGGGCACCACGACAAGACCATCGAGGTCTACGACTTCAACGGCCATGAGGGCGGCGGCGCCCACCAGGAGGCCCTCCGTCTGGAGTGGCTGCCGAAGTACCTTTGA
- the glgC gene encoding glucose-1-phosphate adenylyltransferase, translating to MRGGGPSVLGIVLAGGAGKRLMPLTADRAKPAVTFGGTYRLVDFVLSNLVNGGILRICVLTQYKSHSLDRHVTTTWRMSSLLGNYVTPVPAQQRLGPRWYLGSADAILQSLNLIHDEQPDYVAVFGADHVYRMDPRQMLDQHAEHGAGVTVAGIKVPRAEASGFGVITPGADGVQVERFLEKPADPPGLPGDPGHVFASMGNYVFTTKALLEALREDAEDPQSVHDMGGSILPRLTSQGAAHVYDFDANHVPGETARDHGYWRDVGTLDAYYEAHMDLISDRPAFSLYNRDWPIHTNPGSLPPAKIGAGGIVGESVISPGCVVRGQVTRSVLSPGVIVDSGAVVQGSVLHHNVRVGRGAIVRGAVLDKNVDVPPGATIGVNPERDRELYTVSDAGVIALGKGSQVG from the coding sequence ATGCGCGGTGGTGGACCTTCGGTCCTTGGCATAGTGCTGGCCGGCGGCGCGGGGAAGCGGCTGATGCCGCTCACCGCCGACCGGGCGAAACCGGCCGTGACGTTCGGCGGGACGTACCGCCTGGTCGACTTCGTGTTGTCCAACCTGGTCAACGGCGGCATCCTGCGGATCTGCGTGCTGACCCAGTACAAGTCGCACAGCCTGGACCGCCATGTCACGACCACCTGGCGGATGTCCAGCCTGCTGGGCAACTACGTGACGCCGGTGCCCGCCCAGCAGCGGCTCGGCCCGCGCTGGTACCTCGGCAGCGCCGACGCTATCCTCCAGTCGCTCAACCTCATCCATGACGAACAGCCCGACTACGTCGCGGTGTTCGGCGCCGACCACGTCTACCGGATGGACCCGCGGCAGATGCTGGACCAGCACGCCGAGCACGGCGCGGGCGTCACCGTCGCCGGGATCAAGGTGCCCAGGGCCGAGGCGTCCGGGTTCGGTGTGATCACCCCCGGCGCCGACGGGGTGCAGGTGGAGCGCTTCCTGGAGAAGCCGGCCGACCCGCCCGGCCTGCCCGGCGACCCCGGTCATGTCTTCGCCTCGATGGGCAACTACGTCTTCACCACCAAGGCGCTGCTGGAGGCGCTGCGCGAGGACGCGGAGGACCCGCAGTCCGTGCACGACATGGGCGGCAGCATCCTGCCCCGGCTCACCTCCCAAGGCGCCGCGCACGTCTACGACTTCGACGCCAACCACGTCCCCGGCGAGACCGCCCGCGACCACGGCTACTGGCGGGACGTCGGCACCCTGGACGCGTACTACGAGGCGCACATGGACCTCATCTCCGACCGGCCCGCCTTCAGCCTCTACAACCGTGACTGGCCGATCCACACCAACCCCGGGTCGCTGCCGCCCGCGAAGATCGGCGCCGGCGGCATCGTGGGGGAGTCCGTGATCAGCCCGGGCTGCGTGGTCCGCGGGCAGGTCACCCGCTCCGTGCTGTCACCGGGCGTCATCGTGGACTCCGGCGCCGTCGTCCAGGGCTCGGTTCTCCACCACAACGTGCGGGTCGGCCGCGGCGCCATCGTCCGCGGGGCCGTGCTCGACAAGAACGTGGACGTCCCGCCCGGCGCCACCATCGGCGTCAACCCCGAGCGCGACCGAGAGCTGTACACCGTCTCCGACGCGGGCGTGATCGCGCTGGGCAAGGGCAGCCAGGTGGGCTGA
- a CDS encoding GNAT family N-acetyltransferase — translation MTTPHSLAPLPLRAGERLALALAREEMMQDYHRWETDPATVVGFGARWPVSWEVFQARFLSSHTSRHYQLFEVVTTEGAVPVGTTALSVDQAVNTAELTLVIAPEHRGRGYATEATALTLDWAFSIASLSAVWLEVLAPHTTAVNAYLKAGFHTAGRLRSAALWRGRRVDKLLLDCVPDDLAEKR, via the coding sequence ATGACCACCCCCCACTCCCTCGCACCTCTGCCACTGCGCGCCGGAGAGCGGTTGGCACTGGCATTGGCGAGGGAAGAGATGATGCAGGACTACCACCGGTGGGAGACCGACCCGGCGACGGTCGTCGGCTTCGGTGCCCGCTGGCCGGTGTCCTGGGAGGTGTTCCAGGCCCGATTCCTGAGCAGTCACACCTCGAGGCACTACCAGCTGTTCGAGGTGGTCACCACCGAGGGCGCGGTGCCGGTCGGCACCACCGCGCTCAGTGTCGACCAGGCGGTCAACACCGCCGAACTCACCCTCGTGATCGCCCCGGAGCACCGCGGCCGGGGCTACGCGACCGAAGCCACCGCACTCACTCTCGACTGGGCGTTCTCCATCGCGTCGCTGAGCGCGGTGTGGTTGGAGGTGCTGGCCCCGCACACCACCGCGGTCAACGCCTACCTGAAGGCCGGCTTCCACACCGCCGGACGGCTGCGCAGCGCCGCGCTGTGGCGCGGCCGGCGGGTGGACAAACTGCTCCTGGACTGTGTGCCCGACGACCTGGCAGAAAAGAGGTGA